Proteins from one Camelina sativa cultivar DH55 chromosome 8, Cs, whole genome shotgun sequence genomic window:
- the LOC104709338 gene encoding E3 ubiquitin-protein ligase RNF181-like, with the protein MNVTTYEFNRIEESMEEGRGGKITVEVKIYRNFTTVPRLRSFSFKYPEFIHEEESEDKEELYGCLLGDGVEVEDINSLLMDLILRVNEITSSPTYSMLSNIIFNLSLHLYEVIDNMDVTEEQIIEESFNSAVVVRRPASQDFIDLLQRKTFDSSESSANQKDSSCPICLQEYEEQQSIIIMPCGHIFCDCCIISWLQVNVVCPLCRYIGP; encoded by the coding sequence ATGAACGTAACAACGTATGAATTCAACAGGATTGAAGAATCAATGGAAGAAGGTCGTGGTGGTAAAATCACAGTTGAGGTAAAGATTTACCGAAACTTCACAACTGTACCGAGACTACGATCATTCTCTTTCAAATATCCTGAATTTATAcatgaagaagaatcagaagacaaagaagagtTATATGGATGTTTGTTAGGTGATGGCGTTGAAGTCGAGGATATAAATTCATTGTTGATGGATCTAATTCTACGTGTTAATGAGATTACGTCTTCTCCTACTTACTCAATGCTGAGtaatatcattttcaatttatCACTTCATTTATATGAAGTCATCGATAATATGGATGTTACTGAAGAACAGATTATTGAGGAATCGTTTAATTCAGCCGTTGTCGTCCGTAGACCAGCTTCACAAGATTTCATCGACTTGTTACAAAGGAAGACCTTTGACTCTAGTGAAAGTTCTGCAAATCAGAAAGACAGTAGCTGTCCAATTTGTCTACAAGAATATGAAGAGCAGCAGAGTATTATAATCATGCCGTGTGGTCATATTTTCTGTGATTGTTGTATAATTAGTTGGCTACAAGTGAACGTTGTATGTCCATTATGTCGTTATATTGGACCgtaa
- the LOC104709339 gene encoding E3 ubiquitin-protein ligase RING1-like: MGSMEILRSFYFIATEFVSEYLTQDKQDFLCTLVEEGIGIGVANTIFSDLIAIANDVTSSNENSSSSIVTLTVIVTFCRGLSVDEILEQQVIQNSFDSWSMTPKPATQDSVDALQRVIYIADEPNVEEDDTMCVICLQEFAHEGNLLQMPCGHAFDYECIVQWLQLRNWCPCCRYELPF; the protein is encoded by the coding sequence ATGGGTTCAATGGAAATACTGAGGTCATTTTATTTCATAGCTACTGAGTTTGTCTCAGAATATTTAACTCAAGATAAGCAAGATTTTTTATGCACGTTGGTAGAGGAAGGAATAGGGATAGGAGTTGCAAACACGATTTTTTCAGATCTTATTGCTATTGCAAATGATGTAACTTCTTCTAACGAGAACTCATCATCAAGCATTGTCACGTTAACAGTCATTGTGACCTTTTGTCGAGGATTATCCGTTGATGAAATCTTGGAGCAGCAAGTGATACAAAACTCTTTTGACTCATGGAGTATGACACCTAAACCTGCTACTCAAGATTCGGTTGATGCGCTTCAGAGGGTAATCTACATAGCCGATGAACCCaatgtggaagaagatgatacgATGTGTGTTATTTGTTTACAAGAGTTTGCTCATGAAGGAAATCTTCTACAGATGCCATGTGGCCACGCATTTGATTATGAATGTATCGTTCAGTGGCTACAATTACGTAACTGGTGTCCCTGTTGTCGTTATGAGTTGCCCTTTTAA